The following coding sequences lie in one Leishmania panamensis strain MHOM/PA/94/PSC-1 chromosome 19 sequence genomic window:
- a CDS encoding multiprotein-bridging factor 1, putative (TriTrypDB/GeneDB-style sysID: LpmP.19.0160), whose translation MPRGFVLTGQDWEEQRFNFQQRGGTSSTQPRKVTERDANRAVQSGQSVEVQRKEHQRFNQQAVSAGANAKKLDEDHETLKVKKVDPHLRVRIMKERQALNWSQQDLAQRISERVSVVAEYENGKAVQEERVIVKMEKALGVHLRGAKAGEPMGKSRPAPKPQE comes from the coding sequence ATGCCGAGGGGATTTGTTCTAACGGGCCAGGACtgggaggagcagcgcttcAACTTCCaacagcgcggcggcactaGCTCAACGCAGCCTCGCAAGGTAACGGAGCGCGATGCAAACCGTGCTGTGCAAAGCGGGCAAAGCGTGGAGGTACAGCGGAAGGAGCATCAACGTTTCAACCAGCAGGCCGTCAGCGCTGGGGCGAACGCGAAGAAGCTCGACGAGGACCACGAGACACTAAAGGTGAAGAAGGTCGACCCGCACCTCCGTGTGCGCATCATGAAGGAGCGCCAGGCTCTGAACTGGTCACAGCAGGatctcgcgcagcgcatcTCTGAGCGTGTGTCCGTAGTGGCCGAGTATGAAAATGGCAAagcggtgcaggaggagcgcgtTATTGTGaagatggagaaggcgctCGGCGTACACTTGCGCGGCGCCAAGGCTGGTGAGCCGATGGGTAAGAGCCGTCCTGCTCCGAAGCCTCAAGAGTAG